The proteins below come from a single Alosa sapidissima isolate fAloSap1 chromosome 23, fAloSap1.pri, whole genome shotgun sequence genomic window:
- the zgc:65895 gene encoding TSC22 domain family protein 1 isoform X4 has translation MDLVKSHLMYAVREEVEVLKEQIKELVERNSQLEQENNLLKNLASPEQLAQFQAQVQTGSPTLVTQPGVLGGPQAPAQSLPPPNQGTGPSA, from the coding sequence GACCTGGTAAAGAGTCACCTGATGTACGCCGTGCGAGAGGAAGTGGAGGTGCTCAAGGAGCAGATCAAGGAGCTGGTTGAGAGGAACTCTCAGCTGGAGCAGGAGAACAACCTGCTGAAGAACCTGGCCAGTCCCGAGCAGCTTGCCCAGTTCCAGGCCCAGGTGCAGACAGGCTCGCCCACCTTAGTCACCCAACCTGGGGTCCTGGGTGGGCCTCAGGCCCCTGCACAGAGCCTTCCACCCCCCAACCAGGGCACAGGCCCCTCCGCCTAA